In the genome of Streptomyces sp. Q6, the window TGGCCCGTCGGGCTCGTCACGGAGTTCATCCGTAACACCCCGCTCCTGGTCCAGCTGTTCTTCCTCTTCTTCGTGCTGCCGGAGTGGGGCGTGCAGTTCTCGGCGCTGACCACCGGTGTCGTGGCGATCGGCCTGCACTACTCGACGTACACGGCGCAGGTGTACCGCGCCGGCATCGAGGCCGTCCCGGCCGGCCAGTGGGAGGCGGCCCGCGCGCTGAGCCTGCCGTACCGCAGGACGTGGACCGCGGTGATCCTGCCGCAGGCCATCCGTCGTGTGGTGCCCGCGCTCGGCAACTACGTCGTGGCGATGCTGAAGGACACCCCGCTGCTCGCGGGCATCGGCGTCCTGGAGCTGCTTCAGCGCTCGCGCCTCCAGGCGGCCCAGACGTTCCAGTACACGGAGGCCCTCACGGTCGTCGGTGTCGCCTTCATCGTCATCTCCTACACCGCATCCCTTCTCCTCCGATCCCTGGAGCGACGCCTTGTCCGCTGACACGAACGTCTCGAAAGAACAGCCCAACCCCAAGGTGGACGGCAAGGAGCTGATCCGCTTCGACAAGGTGGTGAAGCGGTTCGGCGGCAACACCGTCCTCGACGAGCTGGACTTCTCCGTCGCCTCCGGCAAGCACGTCACGCTGATCGGCCCGTCCGGCTCCGGCAAGACGACGATCCTGCGGCTCCTGATGACGCTGATCAAGCCCGACGAGGGCACGATCAGCGTGGGCGGGGAGTACCTGACCCACGAGAAGAAGAACGGCACGCTGGTCCCGGCCGGCGAGAAGCACGTCCGCGAGGTCCGCAAGAACATCGGGATGGTGTTCCAGCAGTTCAACCTCTTCCCGAACATGAAGGTCCTGCGCAACGTCATGGAGGCGCCGGTCACGGTGCTCGGGATGCCCAAGGACGAGGCGGAGCAGCGGGCCCGCGAGCTGCTCGACATGGTCGGGCTCGGCGACCGCTGCGACGCGTACCCGACGCAGCTCTCCGGCGGTCAGCAGCAGCGCGTCGCGATCGCGCGGGCGCTCGCGATGCGTCCACAGGTGCTGCTGCTCGACGAGGTGACGTCCGCGCTCGACCCGGAGCTGGTGGCCGGAGTCCTCGACGTCCTCCGGGACATCGCGCACACCACGGACATCACCATGCTCTGTGTGACCCATGAGATGAACTTCGCCCGGGACATCTCGGACCAGGTTCTGATGTTCGACGCGGGCCGGGTCATCGAGTCCGGTTCGCCGGAGAAGATTTTCACCGAGCCCGAGCACGATCGGACCCGGGAGTTCCTGAGCGCGGTCCTGTGACCTGCCGCGCACCGGATGGGGCATGACTTTGGCATATGCCAGGGTGGCGCGGGCCTGCTGAGAGGCACGGAACGCGCCACCAATCTCCCCAACAGCCGCCCCTATTGGGTGTGTTGGCGGCTATCGTGGACGGAGCTTAGCTGTCCGGAACCGTTCCATGCAGGGGGATCCCGTGGCGCTGAAGCACGAGCCGAGCGCGTCGTCGTACCAGCCGCACCAGTCGGTGCAGCACGCCTTGCGCGTGCTGGAGACCGTCGCCCAGCGGGGCGTCGGCGTCACCGACGTCGAGCTGGCGCGCGTCTGCGAACTGCCCGCGGACCAGTTGACGGCGCTGCTGCGGATGCTGCGACGCGAGGGCTTCGTCCGGCAGATCGCCGACGGCGCGTACGTCACCGGCGAGACCCTGACCAGGCTCGACTCCGCCGAGGGCCGGGAGGCCGCCCTCGCCGACCAGCTCCAGCGGACGCTGGACGAGCTGCGGGACCTGGTGGGCGCGGCGGTCTACATGAGCCGGTACGTCGACGGGGAGATCCGCGTCACCCAGTACGCGGCGGGGCCCGAGACACCCGCGGTGAACGAGTGGGTGGACTTCCGCTCCTCGGCGCACGCCAGCGCGATCGGCAAGAGCCTGCTCGGTCAGCTCGACGTGAACGGGCGGCGCGACCACCTCTCCCGGCACAAGATGGCCCGCCTCACCTCGCGCACCATCACGAACGAGAAGGTGCTCCTGTCCAAGCTGGCGTCCCAGCCGCCGACGGTCCCCGTCCTCGACCTCCAGGAGTACGCGGTCGGCACGGTCTGCGCGGCGGTCCCGATCACGGCGGGCGCCACGGTCGGCTGCCTGGCCCTCTCCCTCCCGCTCGAACACGCCCACCGCCTGCACCGAGCGGCGGACCGCCTGAACAGGGGCGCGGCACCGGTCCTGCTGTCGCTGGCGATCTGAGGCGCGGCCGGGCCGTGGTCACGACCACCCCCGGGGACCAGGTACGATTTACGAGTCAGCAAGCGCCGCTAGCTCAGTTGGTTAGAGCAGCTGACTCTTAATCAGCGGGTCCGGGGTTCGAGTCCCTGGCGGCGCACCGACAGACGAAGGCCCCCCGAGAAATCGGGGGGCCTTCGCCGTTACCCACCCCCACGCACCCGGGACCACGCCTCGCCTGTCCGGCTGGGGGTCCGGGGGTCATCCCCCGGAAGACGCAGCATCAGCGGGTCCGGGGTGCGAGTCCCTGGCGGCGCACCGACAGACGAAGGCCCCCCGAGCGATCGGGGGGCCTTCGTCGTTCCTTCGTGGCCCCCGCCGTCTCCCCTGGCGGTGAGCGCGTGAGCGCAGGTGGGGCTCATGAAACCGTCATGTGCGAGCCATGACGTGTGGCATTTCGTCGGGGACGTGGGGGCGCAAGACTCGTCGGGTCCGGGCCTCATGACTTGCCGCGGAGGACTTCGCATGGACCCCACACTGACGCTGGCCCCTTTCTTCCCCGGCCCGCAGCACCTCGTGCACAAGCCCGACAGCCCGGAGGCCTACCTGCTCGGGGCGGGAACGCCGGCGCCGCAGCGGTTCACCTTCGCCACCGAGCTGCCCGACGCCCATCCGCTGTTCGACGGGGCGGACCGGCCGTTCCACGATCTGCTGTTCCCCGTCGAAGCGCTGCGCCGTGCCGCCCTGTTCGCGGCGCGGCAGTACTTCCGGGTGCCGGAGAAACGCGTCACCGCGATGGCCACGGCCGGCACCGAGATCACCGAGGTCGAGGCGTGGCGCAGCAGCGGCGCGGCCGGGGTGTCCGCGCGGATCTCGCTCGACCTGACGCTCACCCCCGTCGACGTCGTCACCGGCGTACCGCGGGGCATGGAGTGCGAGGCCGTCGTCGCGATCGACGGGCGGCGCTGCGGCACCGCCATGGCCCGGCTCGTCTTCCTCAGCCCCGGCGTGCACCGCGCCCACCGCACGGCCGGGCGGCAGCAGAGCGAGCGGAGCCTGGCCGGACGGCCGCGGGCGGTCACCGGCAGCCCGACGCCGGAGCAGGTCGGGCGGGGCGCCGCGCACCACGTGTTCGTCGGGCTGCCCGTGCCCGACGGTGACGACACGCTCGTCCTGCCCGTGGACACCGCCGCCGCAGCGACGCTGCTCGGCGACGGCTCCGACGCGGTGCCGCCGGCCCTGTTCCTGGAGGCCTCCCGGCAGGCCGCGCTGATCGCCGCCGCCGAACTGCACGGCTTCCTGCCCGCGCACGCGGTCCTCACCCGGTGGCGCGCCGCGTTCCGCGGCTACGCCGAGCCGGAACTCGCCCTGCACTGCGCCGTACGCAGCAAGGGCACCCCCGTCCGGGACGCGGCCCGCCGCCCGGCGATCCGACTGCACCTGTCGTTCCTCCAGGGCGACCGCGAGGTGGCCCAGGTGGCGGCGACCGTGCTTCAGGACTGCTGAGGTCCCCATGCGTTTCCGTGTCCTCGGGCCGGTCCGGATGGCCCCCGCCACGCCCTCCGCGGCCAAGCCGAGGGCAGTGCTCGCGACGCTGCTCACCCAGGCGAACAGCGTGGTGTCGACCCACACCCTGATCGACGAGTTATGGGGAACCGAGCCTCCGCGCACCGCCACGACCACGTTGCAGGTCTACGTGTCCCAGCTGCGCAAGGCGCTCCTGGCCGGCGCGGCCGACGGGCGGCAGCCGCTGCTCACGAGGCCGCCCGGCTACCTCCTGCGCGTCGCGCCGGACGACCTCGACCTGCTGGCCTTCGAGGCGCTGCGGGAACAGGGCCGGGCCGCCCACACGCGTGGCGAGTACGCCGAGGCGTCCCGCGCCCTCGGCACCGCGCTCGACCTGTGGACCGGGCCCGCGCTGTCCGGCATCCCGCACGGCCCGACCCTGGAGAGTTCCGCGATCCGGCTCGACGAGCTGCGCGCGGAGGTCCTCGAACAGCGCATCGCCGCCGATCTGCGGCTCGGCAAGCACCAGGAGCTGATCGGTGAGCTGAAGTCGCTGGTCCACGACCATCCGCTGCGCGAGACGGTGCACTGCCATCTGATGGTGGCGCTGTACCGGTCGGGCCGGCAGTCGGACGCCCTGGACGTCTACCACGCGGCCCGCCGCGCCCTCGTCACGGAGCTCGGCGTCGAGCCCGGCCCCGTGATGAGCCGCCTGCACGAGCGGATCCTGGCCGGCGACCCGCACCTGGCCCGGCACGGCGGCCCGGCACCGACGTCCGCCGTGCCCACGACGGGCCCGTCGGCGGCCGCGGTGGTACGGCTGCCCGCGCCCGTGCCCGACTTCACCGGACGCACCTCCCAGCTCGCCCTCGGCAGAAGGTTCCTGGCCGCGGCGGGGCCCGGTGCGAGCCGGCTGCTCGCGGTGTCCGGGCGGGCGGGCGTGGGGAAGACGGCGCTGGTCACCCAGCTCGCGCACGAGGCGGCGGACCGGTTCCCCGACGGGCGGCTGCTGCTGGTGCTGCGTGACGCGGGCGGCCGAGCGCTGACCCCGCCGGCCGTGCTCACGACGCTGCTGCGGTGGCTGCGCGACCCGGTGGACACGGCGGTCGGCGGCGCGGCGGACACCGCGGCGCTCGAACCCGACGAGGTGCTGCACGCCCGCACCCAGGGCCGCCGGATCCTGTTCGTCCTCGACGACGTGGTCTCCGAGGCGCAGGTACGTCCGCTGCTCGCCGCCGCCCCGGACTGCACCGTCGTCCTGACCAGCAGGCAGCCGCTCGGCGCGCTCGAAGGGGCGCGGCACATCGCGCTCGACGTGTTCCGGGTGGCCGAGGCCCGGGAGTTCCTGCTGCGCTGCGGCGGCGAGTCGCTGCGCGCGGACCCGAAGGCCGTCGCCGAGATCGCCCGGCTGTGCGGCAGCCTGCCGCTGGCGTTGCGGGTCGCCGCCGCCGGGCTCGCGGCGCGGCCGCACTGGAGCGCCGAGGACCTGGTCGCGCGGCTCACCGACGAGCGGACCCGGCTGGCCGCGCTGGCCCTCGGCGACCTCGACGTGCGC includes:
- the ehuD gene encoding ectoine/hydroxyectoine ABC transporter permease subunit EhuD, translating into MPHFWDGLLVTLQALVLGSLISFSVGLVWAVAFRAPTRFVRWPVGLVTEFIRNTPLLVQLFFLFFVLPEWGVQFSALTTGVVAIGLHYSTYTAQVYRAGIEAVPAGQWEAARALSLPYRRTWTAVILPQAIRRVVPALGNYVVAMLKDTPLLAGIGVLELLQRSRLQAAQTFQYTEALTVVGVAFIVISYTASLLLRSLERRLVR
- the ehuA gene encoding ectoine/hydroxyectoine ABC transporter ATP-binding protein EhuA, with protein sequence MSADTNVSKEQPNPKVDGKELIRFDKVVKRFGGNTVLDELDFSVASGKHVTLIGPSGSGKTTILRLLMTLIKPDEGTISVGGEYLTHEKKNGTLVPAGEKHVREVRKNIGMVFQQFNLFPNMKVLRNVMEAPVTVLGMPKDEAEQRARELLDMVGLGDRCDAYPTQLSGGQQQRVAIARALAMRPQVLLLDEVTSALDPELVAGVLDVLRDIAHTTDITMLCVTHEMNFARDISDQVLMFDAGRVIESGSPEKIFTEPEHDRTREFLSAVL
- a CDS encoding IclR family transcriptional regulator, whose product is MALKHEPSASSYQPHQSVQHALRVLETVAQRGVGVTDVELARVCELPADQLTALLRMLRREGFVRQIADGAYVTGETLTRLDSAEGREAALADQLQRTLDELRDLVGAAVYMSRYVDGEIRVTQYAAGPETPAVNEWVDFRSSAHASAIGKSLLGQLDVNGRRDHLSRHKMARLTSRTITNEKVLLSKLASQPPTVPVLDLQEYAVGTVCAAVPITAGATVGCLALSLPLEHAHRLHRAADRLNRGAAPVLLSLAI
- a CDS encoding AfsA-related hotdog domain-containing protein; the encoded protein is MDPTLTLAPFFPGPQHLVHKPDSPEAYLLGAGTPAPQRFTFATELPDAHPLFDGADRPFHDLLFPVEALRRAALFAARQYFRVPEKRVTAMATAGTEITEVEAWRSSGAAGVSARISLDLTLTPVDVVTGVPRGMECEAVVAIDGRRCGTAMARLVFLSPGVHRAHRTAGRQQSERSLAGRPRAVTGSPTPEQVGRGAAHHVFVGLPVPDGDDTLVLPVDTAAAATLLGDGSDAVPPALFLEASRQAALIAAAELHGFLPAHAVLTRWRAAFRGYAEPELALHCAVRSKGTPVRDAARRPAIRLHLSFLQGDREVAQVAATVLQDC
- a CDS encoding AfsR/SARP family transcriptional regulator, which codes for MRFRVLGPVRMAPATPSAAKPRAVLATLLTQANSVVSTHTLIDELWGTEPPRTATTTLQVYVSQLRKALLAGAADGRQPLLTRPPGYLLRVAPDDLDLLAFEALREQGRAAHTRGEYAEASRALGTALDLWTGPALSGIPHGPTLESSAIRLDELRAEVLEQRIAADLRLGKHQELIGELKSLVHDHPLRETVHCHLMVALYRSGRQSDALDVYHAARRALVTELGVEPGPVMSRLHERILAGDPHLARHGGPAPTSAVPTTGPSAAAVVRLPAPVPDFTGRTSQLALGRRFLAAAGPGASRLLAVSGRAGVGKTALVTQLAHEAADRFPDGRLLLVLRDAGGRALTPPAVLTTLLRWLRDPVDTAVGGAADTAALEPDEVLHARTQGRRILFVLDDVVSEAQVRPLLAAAPDCTVVLTSRQPLGALEGARHIALDVFRVAEAREFLLRCGGESLRADPKAVAEIARLCGSLPLALRVAAAGLAARPHWSAEDLVARLTDERTRLAALALGDLDVRSGLLAAYREAGVQERLAFRLLGLAPLPDFPLWGAAALLACDLPEADRHVEELVRTQLLEARPCPGRLTPKRYGFHPLLRSLSLELLGAGSPGATERLCRAYLALAQHSDARLAPGRDRLARAVTPPPGIDPLEVVGDAALSWFQEEAAGLLEAVRQAHAGGLWELCFGIASASAGFYEAGAVWDDWELSHELALDAARQADDRQAEAVLLQSLAALDWQRHLAASSLDRYRLAWHLFTRLGDHASAARCLSGEADVVLGQGRVARAERGYVRALTGARAASDARGAAHALRGLALVAVREGRFEEALGRLAECERWARGVGDRRWQEYTARVSRAVGEGAGRAGLPLEVRPGMWLLSSPAGA